The proteins below come from a single Arthrobacter sp. B1I2 genomic window:
- a CDS encoding urease accessory protein UreF — MSGYQLALQQLTDSALPTGAFAHSLGFETYVDAGLVFDEESFGVWLSAFVGQQLTYSDGLAIRLLFEGVDLGELDSLLTASLLPRQVREASCKMGLRLLEIGGEVFPSAALALYRDLVGAGLAAGHQPLAFAVVARSLGVPLQEALAAYLFAAVTSLTQNAVRAVPLGQNAGQRVLRKAHDDVAAAIDSIARLTPDDLGAVSPGLEISQMRHERQRARMFMS, encoded by the coding sequence GTGAGTGGGTATCAGCTTGCACTTCAACAGCTCACCGACTCTGCGCTTCCTACTGGGGCTTTTGCGCACTCGCTTGGGTTTGAGACTTATGTCGACGCCGGGCTCGTTTTTGATGAGGAGTCATTCGGAGTGTGGCTCTCTGCTTTTGTGGGGCAGCAGCTTACTTACTCTGATGGATTGGCCATTCGCCTTCTCTTTGAGGGGGTTGATCTTGGGGAACTGGACTCGCTGCTTACGGCTTCGCTGTTGCCCCGGCAGGTTCGGGAGGCCAGTTGCAAGATGGGGCTTCGGTTGCTCGAAATTGGTGGGGAGGTGTTTCCTTCGGCTGCGCTGGCACTGTACCGGGACCTGGTGGGTGCAGGCCTTGCCGCCGGGCACCAGCCGTTGGCGTTCGCCGTCGTCGCCCGTTCCCTTGGGGTGCCGCTGCAGGAAGCGCTCGCCGCCTACCTCTTCGCAGCTGTCACCTCGCTGACGCAGAACGCCGTCCGCGCCGTCCCGCTCGGCCAAAACGCCGGGCAGCGGGTGCTCAGGAAAGCGCACGACGACGTCGCTGCCGCCATCGACAGCATCGCCCGCCTCACGCCGGACGACTTGGGCGCCGTCAGCCCCGGACTGGAAATTTCGCAAATGCGGCACGAGCGCCAACGCGCCCGGATGTTCATGAGCTAG
- the ureE gene encoding urease accessory protein UreE: protein MIIEKILGNLNDLPDPETYAGLHREKVVLPSAQLVKRIQRATTDHGKEIGIRLPAGSGDLRDGDILHVEESNMIVVSVLPTDVLVIAPRSIPEMGVVAHSLGNRHLQAQFFDASSEYGADVMVCAYDHTVEDYLRHNSVPYTRQERVMPVPFRHAEHSH from the coding sequence GTGATCATCGAAAAAATCCTCGGCAACCTGAACGACCTGCCGGACCCCGAAACCTACGCCGGCCTCCACCGGGAAAAAGTGGTTCTCCCCAGCGCCCAGCTGGTCAAACGCATCCAGCGCGCCACCACAGACCACGGCAAGGAGATCGGCATCCGCCTCCCGGCCGGGTCCGGGGACCTCCGCGACGGCGACATCCTCCACGTGGAAGAGTCCAACATGATCGTGGTGTCAGTCCTGCCCACCGACGTGCTCGTGATCGCGCCCCGGAGCATCCCCGAAATGGGCGTCGTGGCCCACTCCCTCGGCAACCGGCACCTCCAGGCCCAGTTCTTCGATGCTTCGTCCGAGTACGGGGCCGACGTCATGGTGTGCGCCTACGACCACACCGTCGAGGACTACCTCCGCCACAACTCAGTGCCCTACACCCGCCAGGAACGCGTCATGCCTGTACCTTTCCGCCATGCTGAGCACTCGCACTGA
- the ureC gene encoding urease subunit alpha: protein MSFEIPRRQYADLYGPTTGDKIRLADTELFLEIEKDHTVYGEEVVFGGGKVIRDGMGQNGQAVRDDDGQGSAIPDTVITNAVILDYTGIYKADIALKDGHIFRIGKAGNPQITDGVDIVIGAGTEIIAGERKILTAGGIDTHIHFISPDQVPTALASGVTTMIGGGTGPAEGTKATTVTPGKWHIQRMLQAAEGLPMNIGLFGKGHASAVEPLAEQIRAGAIGLKVHEDWGATHSSIDTSLKVADEYDVQVAIHTDTLNECGFVEDTIRAIGGRVIHTFHTEGAGGGHAPDIIKIAGMPNVLPASTNPTLPYTRNTIEEHLDMLMVCHHLNPDIPEDVAFADSRIRAETIAAEDVLQDLGIFSITSSDSQAMGRVGEVITRTWQVADKMKKQRGGLDEADGGTAPGAHGSPGSDNFRIKRYVAKYTINPAIAQGIADSVGSVEVGKFADLVLWDPAFFGVKPELVLKGGQIAYALMGDANASIPTPQPRTMRPMFATFGRAMQQSSITFLSQAAIDAGVPEELGLEKVIRPVSGIRTLTKADLKYNDATPDIQVDPETYQVTVDGEDVTCDPVDVLPMAQRYFLF from the coding sequence GTGAGCTTCGAGATTCCACGCCGTCAGTACGCGGACCTGTACGGCCCCACGACGGGGGACAAGATCCGCCTGGCTGACACCGAGCTGTTCCTGGAGATCGAAAAAGACCACACCGTCTACGGCGAGGAAGTGGTGTTCGGCGGCGGCAAGGTAATCCGTGACGGCATGGGCCAGAACGGCCAGGCGGTCAGGGACGATGACGGCCAGGGCAGCGCCATCCCGGACACCGTGATCACCAACGCGGTCATCCTGGATTACACCGGCATCTACAAAGCGGACATCGCGCTGAAGGACGGGCACATCTTCCGGATCGGCAAAGCCGGCAATCCGCAGATCACCGACGGTGTGGACATCGTGATCGGCGCCGGCACGGAGATCATCGCGGGGGAGCGGAAGATCCTCACCGCTGGCGGCATCGACACGCACATCCACTTCATTTCCCCGGACCAGGTGCCCACCGCCCTCGCCAGTGGCGTCACCACCATGATCGGCGGCGGCACCGGCCCGGCCGAAGGCACCAAAGCCACCACCGTCACCCCCGGAAAGTGGCACATCCAGCGGATGCTGCAGGCCGCCGAGGGACTCCCCATGAACATCGGCCTGTTCGGCAAGGGCCACGCGTCCGCCGTCGAACCCCTCGCCGAGCAGATCCGCGCCGGTGCCATCGGGCTGAAGGTCCACGAGGACTGGGGCGCCACGCATTCCTCCATTGACACCTCGTTGAAGGTGGCCGACGAATACGACGTCCAGGTGGCCATTCACACCGACACCCTCAACGAGTGCGGCTTCGTGGAGGACACCATCCGGGCCATCGGCGGCCGCGTGATCCACACCTTCCACACCGAAGGCGCCGGCGGCGGCCACGCGCCGGACATCATCAAGATCGCCGGCATGCCCAACGTCCTGCCGGCCTCCACCAACCCCACGCTGCCGTACACGCGGAACACCATCGAAGAGCACCTGGACATGCTGATGGTTTGCCACCACCTCAACCCGGACATCCCCGAGGACGTGGCCTTCGCCGATTCGCGCATCCGCGCCGAAACCATCGCCGCAGAGGACGTCCTGCAGGACCTGGGCATCTTCTCCATCACTTCCTCCGACTCCCAGGCCATGGGCCGGGTGGGCGAGGTGATCACCCGCACGTGGCAGGTTGCGGACAAGATGAAGAAGCAGCGCGGGGGTTTGGACGAGGCCGACGGCGGGACAGCCCCGGGTGCCCACGGCTCGCCAGGCAGCGACAACTTCCGGATCAAGCGCTACGTGGCCAAGTACACCATCAACCCTGCCATCGCCCAGGGCATCGCGGACTCCGTGGGGTCCGTGGAAGTGGGCAAGTTCGCCGACCTGGTGCTGTGGGATCCCGCGTTCTTCGGCGTCAAACCGGAACTGGTGCTCAAGGGCGGGCAGATCGCCTACGCGCTGATGGGGGATGCGAACGCTTCGATCCCCACCCCGCAGCCGCGCACCATGCGGCCCATGTTCGCGACCTTCGGCAGGGCCATGCAGCAGTCCTCCATCACCTTCCTGTCGCAGGCCGCAATCGACGCCGGCGTGCCCGAGGAACTGGGGCTGGAGAAGGTCATCCGGCCCGTCTCCGGCATCCGCACGCTCACCAAGGCAGACCTGAAGTACAACGACGCCACCCCGGACATCCAGGTGGACCCGGAAACCTACCAGGTGACGGTCGACGGCGAAGATGTCACCTGCGACCCCGTTGACGTGCTGCCCATGGCGCAGCGCTACTTCCTGTTCTAG
- a CDS encoding urease subunit beta, with protein MIPGEYVLRPEPVTANAGRDAIEVAVTNTGDRPVQVGSHFHFAEANTALSFDRDTAYGRRLDIPAGTAARFEPGDSRNVRLIKLAGHREVYGLSNAVNGPLDGGTRLEGDAK; from the coding sequence ATGATTCCAGGCGAGTACGTCCTCCGGCCGGAGCCCGTGACCGCGAACGCGGGCAGGGACGCGATCGAGGTGGCCGTGACCAACACCGGCGACCGGCCCGTCCAGGTGGGCTCCCACTTCCACTTCGCCGAGGCCAACACGGCCTTGTCCTTCGACCGGGACACCGCATACGGCCGGCGCCTGGACATTCCCGCAGGAACGGCTGCCCGGTTTGAACCGGGGGACTCCCGCAACGTGCGGCTGATCAAACTGGCAGGGCACCGCGAGGTGTACGGGCTCAGCAACGCAGTGAATGGACCGCTCGACGGCGGCACCCGCCTGGAAGGGGATGCCAAGTGA
- a CDS encoding urease subunit gamma, with amino-acid sequence MHLMPREQEKLLIVVAADLARRRQSRGLKLNYPEAVAIISYELIEGARDGRTVADLMSYGTTLLSRGDVMEGVPEMIHDVQIEATFPDGTKLVTVHNPIR; translated from the coding sequence ATGCATCTGATGCCGCGTGAGCAGGAAAAGCTTCTGATCGTGGTGGCCGCGGACCTGGCCCGGCGCCGGCAGTCCCGCGGCCTGAAACTCAACTACCCCGAGGCCGTGGCCATCATCAGCTACGAACTGATCGAGGGCGCCCGGGACGGCCGCACAGTGGCGGACCTGATGAGCTACGGCACCACCCTCCTCTCCCGCGGGGACGTCATGGAAGGTGTGCCGGAAATGATCCACGACGTGCAGATCGAGGCCACCTTCCCGGACGGCACCAAGCTGGTCACCGTCCACAACCCGATCCGCTAA
- a CDS encoding cysteine hydrolase family protein, which translates to MIALLVIDMQNAFFETPELAAQQERVVSECNRLLESFKAAGHAALLVGTEHERDKSTWTLSMLDDDQGFIFRGSEQARSVPGLITEDLPQLNKTRDSAFVGTNLLARLRNWNADEVVLAGVSTHNCIAQTAADAFAHNIRVTYAKDAMASEADQDAADMLRILSSTYRQPVQSSDEILARLSG; encoded by the coding sequence ATGATTGCCCTCCTGGTCATCGACATGCAGAACGCATTCTTCGAAACACCCGAACTGGCAGCCCAGCAGGAGCGGGTGGTCAGTGAGTGCAACCGGCTGCTGGAAAGCTTCAAGGCAGCCGGACACGCGGCCCTTCTGGTGGGCACCGAACATGAGCGGGACAAATCCACCTGGACCCTCAGCATGCTCGACGACGACCAGGGCTTCATCTTCCGCGGCAGCGAGCAGGCCCGGTCTGTGCCGGGGCTCATCACCGAAGACCTGCCGCAGCTGAACAAGACGAGGGACAGTGCGTTCGTGGGCACCAACCTGCTGGCCCGGCTGCGGAACTGGAACGCGGATGAGGTGGTGCTCGCCGGAGTTTCCACCCACAACTGCATCGCCCAGACGGCTGCGGACGCATTCGCGCACAACATCCGCGTGACGTATGCGAAGGACGCCATGGCATCCGAGGCGGACCAGGACGCCGCCGACATGCTCCGCATCCTCTCCAGCACCTACCGCCAGCCCGTCCAGTCCAGCGACGAGATCCTGGCCCGGCTCAGCGGGTGA
- a CDS encoding LacI family DNA-binding transcriptional regulator, producing the protein MAVTMNDVARAAGVSLKTVSNVLNDYEFIRPATKQRVQDAIAELGYEANLTARSLRSGKTSMLGLVLSDLSAPYYAELASKLMKAASRHGYRVLVEQSDAEEPVELSALQGTFRQLTDGLLFTPLVVDADAIAARAGNKPLVMLGEHIMDPRFDLVTMKNEEAAASLTAHLLAGGRRRIAVIGANAGESSGSAGLRLNGYRKALEEAGVPFDPALVAPAEWRRDAGAAAVARLLESGVEFDAVFGLNDVLALGALHELLIRGVKVPQEVAVAGFDDIDEARFASPSLTTVSPGMDEIAERSIGLLLDRIGGRETSGAGVHVKAGFELKIRQSAP; encoded by the coding sequence ATGGCAGTCACCATGAATGACGTCGCACGGGCGGCGGGCGTTTCCCTCAAGACCGTTTCCAATGTCCTGAACGACTACGAATTCATCCGTCCGGCCACCAAGCAGCGGGTGCAGGACGCCATCGCGGAGCTGGGCTACGAGGCCAACCTTACGGCCCGCAGCCTCCGGTCCGGCAAAACCTCCATGCTGGGCCTGGTCCTGTCCGACCTCTCCGCCCCGTACTACGCCGAGCTGGCCTCCAAGCTGATGAAGGCCGCCTCCCGCCACGGCTACCGGGTGCTGGTGGAGCAGTCCGACGCCGAGGAACCCGTTGAACTCAGTGCCCTGCAGGGGACGTTCCGGCAGCTCACGGACGGCCTGTTGTTCACGCCGCTGGTGGTGGACGCGGACGCCATTGCCGCACGGGCCGGCAACAAGCCGTTGGTGATGCTCGGTGAGCACATCATGGATCCCCGCTTTGACCTGGTCACCATGAAAAACGAGGAAGCCGCGGCTTCGCTCACAGCGCACCTGCTGGCTGGCGGCCGCCGTCGTATTGCTGTCATCGGAGCGAACGCCGGGGAGTCCTCCGGCAGCGCGGGCCTGCGGCTGAACGGGTACCGGAAGGCACTCGAGGAGGCCGGCGTCCCGTTCGACCCCGCGCTGGTGGCACCCGCCGAGTGGCGCCGCGACGCGGGTGCGGCCGCCGTGGCCCGGCTCCTGGAATCCGGCGTGGAATTCGACGCCGTCTTCGGGCTGAATGATGTCCTGGCACTGGGCGCATTGCACGAACTCCTGATCCGCGGGGTCAAGGTGCCGCAGGAAGTGGCGGTGGCCGGCTTTGACGACATCGACGAAGCCCGGTTCGCGTCCCCGTCCCTGACCACCGTCTCGCCGGGCATGGATGAGATCGCGGAGAGGTCCATCGGCCTGCTGCTGGACCGGATAGGCGGCCGTGAGACCTCCGGTGCGGGCGTGCACGTGAAGGCCGGGTTCGAGCTGAAGATCCGGCAGTCCGCGCCCTAG
- a CDS encoding HhH-GPD-type base excision DNA repair protein produces the protein MDRMELHITGDPAADKLLSEDAFALLTGMLLDQQVTMESAFAGPEKIRTRIGSLKPEAIAAHDPQEFVEVFKERPAVHRFPGSMAARVQALAEAVQNEWDGDAAAIWTKGSPDGAEVLRRLKALPGFGEQKARIFLALLGKQRGLEAPGWREAAGHYGEDGSYLSVADIVDPESLAKVRASKQAAKAAAKAGKER, from the coding sequence ATGGACCGCATGGAACTGCACATCACGGGCGATCCCGCTGCGGACAAGTTGTTGAGTGAGGACGCTTTCGCCCTGCTGACCGGCATGCTGCTGGACCAGCAGGTAACCATGGAATCGGCCTTCGCCGGGCCCGAGAAGATCCGCACCCGGATCGGGTCGCTGAAGCCGGAGGCCATTGCCGCCCACGATCCCCAGGAATTCGTGGAGGTATTCAAGGAACGGCCCGCCGTCCACCGTTTCCCCGGCTCCATGGCTGCACGCGTGCAGGCGCTCGCCGAGGCAGTCCAGAACGAGTGGGACGGTGACGCCGCCGCCATTTGGACCAAGGGCTCACCGGACGGCGCGGAGGTGCTGCGCCGGCTCAAGGCCCTGCCCGGGTTCGGCGAGCAGAAGGCCAGAATCTTCCTGGCCCTCCTGGGCAAGCAGCGGGGCCTCGAAGCGCCCGGGTGGCGTGAAGCCGCGGGACATTACGGTGAGGACGGCAGCTACCTCTCAGTGGCAGACATCGTGGATCCGGAATCCCTGGCGAAGGTCCGCGCCAGCAAGCAGGCCGCCAAGGCGGCAGCGAAAGCAGGAAAAGAACGTTAA
- the arfA gene encoding arabinosylfuranosidase ArfA, with protein MTQPEPAAAKITIDPSFAVGPVRRRTFGAFVEHLGRCVYTGIFEPDHPDADGAGFRSDVLELTRELGVSTVRYPGGNFVSGYRWEDGVGPVDQRPVRLDLAWHSTDPNTVGADEFAAWCAKAGVEPMMAVNLGTRGTQEALDLLEYCNIDAGTSLSEQRRANGAEKGYGIRMWCLGNEMDGPWQIGHKNALEYGRLAADTARGMRMIDPDLELVACGSSGPTMPTFGEWERVVLAETYELVDLISAHQYFEDFGDLQEHLAAGHKMEAFIRDLVSHIDHVKSVKKSSKQVNISFDEWNVWHMSRDESKVPTGKDWPVAPVLLEDTYTVADAVVVGDLLVTLLRNTDRVHSASLAQLVNVIAPIMTEPGGRSWKQTTFHPFALTSRHASGTVLQLAVESPLVSGGKTADVAALSAVATYDADKGGAVVFAVNRSADQALTLDASVARLGNVRVVEALTYANKDPYWQASADDSTSVLPSENGTVKVDGGQLTAELPAVSWSMIRLAVGS; from the coding sequence GTGACCCAGCCAGAACCCGCCGCAGCAAAAATCACCATCGACCCCTCCTTCGCCGTGGGGCCGGTCCGCCGTCGTACTTTCGGTGCCTTTGTGGAACACCTTGGCCGGTGCGTGTACACCGGCATCTTTGAGCCTGACCACCCGGACGCTGACGGGGCCGGCTTCCGCAGCGACGTCCTCGAGCTCACCCGCGAACTGGGCGTGTCAACGGTGCGTTACCCGGGCGGAAACTTTGTTTCCGGCTACCGGTGGGAGGACGGCGTGGGCCCGGTGGACCAGCGCCCCGTGCGGCTGGACCTGGCCTGGCACTCCACCGACCCCAACACCGTGGGCGCTGACGAGTTCGCTGCGTGGTGTGCCAAAGCCGGCGTGGAGCCCATGATGGCGGTCAACCTCGGTACGCGCGGCACCCAGGAGGCGCTGGACCTCCTGGAGTACTGCAACATCGACGCCGGCACGTCCCTTTCGGAACAGCGCCGGGCCAACGGCGCAGAAAAGGGCTACGGCATCAGGATGTGGTGCCTGGGCAACGAAATGGACGGCCCCTGGCAGATCGGGCACAAGAATGCCCTGGAATACGGCCGCCTTGCCGCCGACACGGCGCGCGGCATGCGCATGATCGATCCCGACCTGGAACTGGTGGCCTGCGGCAGTTCCGGGCCCACCATGCCCACCTTCGGTGAATGGGAGCGCGTGGTCCTGGCGGAAACCTACGAGCTCGTGGACCTGATCTCCGCGCACCAGTACTTTGAGGACTTCGGCGACCTGCAGGAACACCTCGCCGCCGGTCACAAAATGGAAGCCTTCATCCGCGACCTCGTCAGCCACATCGACCACGTGAAGTCGGTGAAGAAATCCAGCAAACAGGTGAACATCTCCTTCGACGAGTGGAACGTCTGGCACATGAGCCGGGACGAGTCCAAGGTGCCCACCGGCAAGGACTGGCCGGTGGCCCCCGTCCTGCTGGAGGACACCTACACGGTGGCGGACGCCGTGGTGGTGGGCGACCTCCTGGTCACCCTGCTCCGGAACACGGACCGCGTCCACTCGGCAAGCCTGGCGCAGCTGGTCAACGTCATCGCGCCCATCATGACCGAGCCCGGCGGCCGCTCGTGGAAGCAGACCACCTTCCACCCCTTCGCCCTGACATCCCGGCACGCGTCCGGCACCGTGCTGCAGCTCGCCGTCGAATCCCCGCTGGTCAGCGGCGGCAAGACCGCCGACGTCGCCGCGCTGTCCGCCGTCGCGACCTATGACGCGGACAAGGGCGGGGCCGTGGTGTTCGCCGTCAATCGGTCGGCCGACCAGGCGCTTACGCTCGACGCTTCCGTGGCCAGGCTGGGCAATGTCCGGGTGGTGGAGGCGCTGACCTACGCCAACAAGGACCCGTACTGGCAGGCAAGCGCGGATGATTCCACCTCCGTCCTGCCATCGGAAAACGGCACGGTAAAGGTCGACGGCGGCCAGCTCACCGCCGAACTCCCGGCAGTGTCATGGTCCATGATCCGGCTGGCGGTCGGTTCCTGA
- a CDS encoding ANTAR domain-containing response regulator, which yields MPHPEAGGHQRGAPRNPALVLDLVNGAQTLSDSLDLLVAASAGHVARTAGIDVGCGLVLHQPKRVPSITGTTNEVVRLLDWERESAEGPVTDVMSGGHPVAVLQRNGDFRWQRYSAQLQLSGFGSALAVRLRLDTDNPADDQADGHKVPGQTSAALAFFACDSKAFPLQAIAEARTFAALATQSLQMAINLHAARSLATDLRSALDSRTSINVACGVIMAQNRCSYQEAFAILAKASSHRNIKVRKVAEELLDRLPEGPPHSHFGR from the coding sequence GTGCCCCATCCGGAAGCAGGAGGCCATCAACGGGGCGCGCCACGGAACCCGGCCCTCGTTCTGGACCTGGTCAACGGTGCGCAGACCCTGTCCGATTCGCTTGACCTGCTGGTGGCTGCCTCGGCTGGGCATGTGGCCAGGACTGCCGGGATCGACGTCGGGTGCGGCCTGGTGCTGCACCAGCCCAAGCGGGTTCCTTCCATTACAGGCACCACAAATGAGGTGGTGCGCCTGCTGGACTGGGAACGTGAAAGCGCCGAGGGGCCGGTTACTGACGTGATGTCCGGCGGCCACCCGGTTGCGGTGCTCCAGAGGAACGGGGACTTCCGGTGGCAGCGATACTCCGCACAGTTGCAGTTGTCCGGGTTTGGCAGCGCACTGGCGGTGAGGCTCCGCCTGGACACCGACAACCCCGCAGATGACCAGGCCGACGGGCACAAGGTCCCCGGCCAGACGAGCGCCGCGCTTGCCTTCTTCGCATGCGACTCGAAAGCCTTCCCGCTGCAGGCCATTGCCGAGGCACGCACGTTTGCCGCGCTGGCAACCCAAAGCCTGCAGATGGCCATCAACCTGCACGCGGCCCGCTCACTGGCCACCGACCTCCGCTCGGCCCTGGACAGCCGCACGTCCATTAATGTTGCCTGCGGCGTGATCATGGCCCAGAACAGATGCTCCTACCAGGAGGCCTTCGCCATCCTCGCCAAGGCTTCGAGCCACCGGAACATCAAGGTGCGCAAGGTGGCAGAGGAGCTGCTGGACCGGCTGCCGGAAGGTCCGCCGCACTCGCACTTCGGCCGCTGA